The following are from one region of the Mycolicibacterium diernhoferi genome:
- a CDS encoding MFS transporter yields the protein MATELDRTRIQERPFYKWIALSNTTLGILLAAINASIVLISLPAIFRGIGLNPLAPGNVGYLLWMIMGYLVVTAVLVVPFGRLGDMFGRVRIYNLGFVVFTVAAVALSFDPFQHGGGAVWLIAWRVIQGIGGAMLMASSSAILTDAFPANQRGMALGVNMVAAVAGSFLGLLIGGVLSEWHWQAIFWVGVPIGVLGTVWSVRSLRELGVRTPGRLDWAGALSFGVGLTVLLVGITYGIQPYREATTGWTNPWVYGSIAAGLAILVAFCFIELRVEQPMVDIRLFRSAAFGMGNLAGLMSSVGRGGLQFMLIIWLQGIWLPLHGYSFESTPLWAGIYLLPVTVGFLVAAPVAGTLADRFGARPLTVGGMLLMAASFIALLLIPVNFDYWIFAVLVFLNGLGGGIFTAPNTAAIMSSVPPEQRGAASGVRATFFNAGSSLSIGIFFSLMIVGLADSLPGALSAGLQEQGVPAAVAHEVAHTPPVGSLFAAFLGYNPIGELLEPSGALSAPGVNAEVLTGKTFFPDLITEPFHSGLTVVFLAAAVMMLIGAVASMFSAGRYGTVDPLPGGEPTLKA from the coding sequence ATGGCAACCGAGCTTGACCGGACGCGCATCCAGGAGCGCCCCTTCTACAAGTGGATCGCGCTGTCCAACACCACCTTGGGCATCCTGCTGGCCGCCATCAACGCCTCGATCGTGCTGATCTCGCTGCCCGCCATCTTCCGCGGCATCGGCCTGAACCCGTTGGCGCCGGGCAATGTCGGCTACCTGCTGTGGATGATCATGGGCTACCTGGTGGTGACGGCGGTCCTCGTCGTGCCGTTCGGCCGGCTCGGGGACATGTTCGGCCGGGTCCGCATCTACAACCTCGGGTTCGTGGTGTTCACCGTGGCGGCCGTCGCGCTGTCCTTCGACCCGTTCCAGCACGGCGGCGGCGCGGTGTGGCTGATCGCCTGGCGCGTCATCCAGGGCATCGGCGGCGCGATGCTGATGGCCTCGTCATCGGCGATCCTCACCGATGCCTTCCCCGCCAACCAGCGCGGCATGGCGCTCGGGGTGAACATGGTGGCCGCGGTGGCCGGATCGTTCCTGGGTCTGCTCATCGGCGGCGTGTTGTCCGAGTGGCACTGGCAGGCGATCTTCTGGGTGGGAGTGCCGATCGGTGTCCTGGGCACCGTGTGGAGCGTGCGTTCGCTGCGCGAACTCGGCGTGCGCACCCCGGGGCGGCTGGACTGGGCGGGTGCGCTGTCTTTCGGGGTGGGGCTGACGGTGCTGCTGGTCGGGATCACCTACGGCATCCAGCCCTATCGCGAGGCCACGACCGGGTGGACGAACCCGTGGGTGTACGGGTCGATCGCCGCCGGGTTGGCGATCCTGGTGGCCTTCTGCTTCATCGAACTGCGGGTCGAGCAGCCGATGGTCGACATCCGGTTGTTCCGTTCGGCGGCGTTCGGGATGGGCAATCTGGCCGGGCTGATGTCCTCGGTGGGCCGCGGCGGTCTGCAGTTCATGCTGATCATCTGGTTGCAGGGCATCTGGCTTCCGTTGCACGGGTACAGCTTCGAGTCGACACCGCTGTGGGCCGGCATCTACCTGTTGCCCGTGACGGTCGGGTTCCTGGTGGCCGCACCGGTGGCCGGTACCCTGGCCGACCGGTTCGGTGCGCGCCCGCTGACGGTCGGCGGAATGTTGCTGATGGCGGCATCCTTCATTGCGCTGCTGCTGATCCCGGTGAACTTCGACTACTGGATCTTCGCGGTGCTGGTGTTCCTCAACGGCCTGGGCGGCGGCATCTTCACCGCGCCCAACACGGCGGCCATCATGTCGAGCGTGCCGCCGGAGCAACGCGGCGCCGCCTCGGGTGTGCGCGCCACGTTCTTCAACGCGGGTTCGTCGCTGTCCATCGGGATCTTCTTCTCGCTGATGATCGTCGGGCTGGCCGACTCACTGCCCGGTGCGCTCAGTGCGGGACTTCAGGAGCAGGGCGTTCCGGCGGCGGTTGCGCACGAGGTCGCGCACACCCCGCCGGTGGGCAGCCTGTTCGCGGCGTTCCTGGGATACAACCCGATCGGTGAACTGCTGGAGCCCTCCGGTGCGCTGAGCGCCCCGGGCGTCAACGCCGAGGTGCTCACCGGCAAGACGTTCTTCCCCGACCTGATCACCGAACCGTTCCACTCCGGGCTGACGGTGGTGTTCCTGGCCGCCGCGGTGATGATGCTCATCGGGGCGGTGGCCTCGATGTTCAGCGCGGGTCGGTACGGCACGGTTGACCCTCTCCCCGGGGGAGAGCCCACCCTCAAGGCATGA
- a CDS encoding class I SAM-dependent methyltransferase, producing the protein MTTTQRTAINDAIAKFWSFAAPAYDQGCLQRLVYQPAQDEVIAALRRHGATQIADVACGTGILTDRIQQELRPDEVYGLDMSDGMLARARRRSDRVRWKSAAAEELPFADGFLDAVVTTSAFHFFDQPAALEEFHRVLAPGGIVTVTTVIPAPRETRKLFETAGFRVEDQHRVRRSFWTPVADTITVGLKPA; encoded by the coding sequence GTGACGACGACGCAGCGCACGGCCATCAACGACGCGATCGCGAAGTTCTGGAGTTTCGCCGCCCCGGCCTACGACCAGGGCTGCCTGCAGCGGCTGGTGTACCAGCCGGCCCAGGACGAGGTGATCGCCGCACTGCGCCGGCACGGCGCCACCCAGATCGCCGACGTGGCCTGCGGTACCGGCATCCTCACCGACCGCATCCAGCAGGAGTTGCGTCCCGACGAGGTCTACGGCCTCGACATGTCCGACGGCATGCTGGCCCGGGCCCGGCGCCGTTCGGACCGGGTGCGCTGGAAGTCAGCCGCCGCCGAGGAACTGCCGTTCGCGGACGGCTTCCTCGATGCGGTGGTGACCACCTCGGCCTTCCACTTCTTCGATCAGCCCGCGGCGCTGGAGGAGTTTCATCGGGTCCTGGCGCCCGGCGGTATCGTCACGGTCACCACCGTGATCCCCGCGCCGCGCGAGACGCGAAAGCTCTTCGAAACGGCCGGCTTCCGCGTCGAGGACCAGCATCGAGTGCGTCGTAGCTTCTGGACCCCGGTCGCCGATACGATCACGGTCGGGCTCAAGCCCGCTTGA
- a CDS encoding DUF4194 domain-containing protein, which yields MTTPDSDIDFTSLPDVDRTGSGGGHSTRPRRPRFDGDVSAMPDRACWALQHLLTRRYISSESDRDVYSWIIEYRSDLSVRLSELDLQLRIAEGVDIAYVEQARYESAKGIKLLRREPLGTYDSILALHLAQMMRAGGDVGFLITRDEIHGLFSGVLNDTDRDTVTFTARIDAAIARLAGLDILRKTRDDEDSYTVSPVITAIMTASVITELQQQFEQLLKGSSE from the coding sequence GTGACCACACCGGACTCCGACATCGACTTCACCTCGCTGCCGGACGTGGACCGCACCGGTTCCGGTGGCGGCCACTCGACCCGACCGCGCCGCCCGCGCTTCGACGGCGATGTCAGCGCCATGCCCGACCGGGCCTGTTGGGCCCTGCAGCATCTGCTGACCCGCCGCTACATCAGCAGTGAATCCGACCGCGACGTGTACAGCTGGATCATCGAGTACCGCTCCGACCTGTCGGTCCGGCTCTCCGAACTCGACCTGCAGTTGCGCATCGCCGAGGGCGTGGACATCGCGTACGTGGAGCAGGCCCGGTACGAATCCGCCAAGGGCATCAAGCTGCTGCGGCGCGAGCCACTGGGCACCTACGACTCCATCCTGGCGCTGCATCTGGCCCAGATGATGCGCGCCGGTGGGGATGTCGGCTTCCTCATCACCCGCGACGAGATTCACGGGCTGTTCTCCGGGGTGCTCAACGACACCGACCGCGACACCGTCACCTTCACCGCGCGTATCGACGCGGCGATCGCCCGGCTGGCCGGCCTGGACATCCTGCGCAAGACCCGCGACGACGAGGACAGCTATACCGTCAGCCCGGTGATCACCGCGATCATGACGGCCTCGGTCATCACCGAGCTGCAGCAGCAGTTCGAGCAGCTGTTGAAGGGGAGTTCGGAATGA
- a CDS encoding ATP-binding protein yields the protein MSEQFHLSRLQVINWGVFDGYHSVPINAGGSLIAGASGSGKSSLLDAISLGFLPFNRRNFNASGDNTAAGSNAGRRTVDKYVRGAWGQRSDAGVSQVMYLRGDGTTWSAVAVTYTSNTGRSITGLVLKWLTGESRSDSSSRFVLGDGDLDIEEVCNRWAAGRFDTGVFKDRWRFSTKVESQYLAQLYASIGIRASEAAQQLLGKAKSLKSVGGLEQFVRDFMLDEPDSLARLPEALKQIDPLVEARELLAVAQRKRKILGDIEAIQQRYASESSDLGIIDLVDIQMVRAYTDHVRLQQCPAEVENLDSIIDQLENEYGDLTRQLNLAKAEGDSLNAQISGASTNVGPLQSQVAAAEAQAEEIGRRRAAYEEMVTAHGVPVPDSADEFWNLREDLSKQAAGLAVKLDRGREASTDAEYAQKAARIARDHAAKELKRVEHVGSALPEFAVTMREHICTAVGVDPSALPYVAELMDLRPEENRWRGAVEKVLRSVGLRLLVPDEHYAKVLRFVNENNMRGRLALHHVRVNPPNREPEPNTLAGKLFVVTPDHPCAAEALDVLSAAGDHICVDTPDLFPRFRRAVTDTGLYKDSDRLAIKDDRRPLKPSEYIYQGDIGAKLDALTAELAEAEHTFEQARQAADDIAAERQQWRDQAAACKAICERFPQWSQIDTETAEGHADRLREQFELLMADNPDVEALSVRAEECWNDIQTLMTRRGAIATRRDDLDGRRTRLMDLQDRLAPPAVSDAANELLRRYSAEVPVHLELLNPEPHREALFAAVRRERDQLTESRRRSYEELARIIATFDTTFPDAIPNDSEDFDERVHDYVAVCRHIDERELPDAYERMMRLITEQAPDAILTLHRVAEQETRRIAEQIERVNTGLGAVEFNRGTRLTLRATPRSLAAVSELTDIVRSISRRIAEVGLGDKKAILEQYADILRLRNRLAGNTPEDRAWTRDALDVRNRFTFDCAEWDVRNDELIRTHSNAGDNSGGEQEKLMAFCLAGALSFNLANPDSGDNKPVFAQLMLDEAFSKSDPQFASQALQAFRKFGFQLVIVATVQNATTIQPYIDGVVMVSKTEATGRNARPVASVTTKTISDFTALKRDLKIPEPV from the coding sequence ATGAGTGAGCAGTTCCACCTCTCCCGGCTGCAGGTGATCAACTGGGGTGTCTTCGACGGTTATCACTCGGTGCCCATCAACGCCGGTGGCTCACTGATCGCCGGCGCCTCGGGCAGCGGCAAATCCTCACTGCTGGACGCCATCTCGCTCGGATTCCTGCCCTTCAACCGGCGCAACTTCAACGCCTCCGGCGACAACACCGCGGCCGGGTCGAACGCCGGGCGACGGACCGTGGACAAGTACGTGCGCGGGGCGTGGGGCCAGCGCAGCGACGCCGGCGTCAGCCAGGTGATGTACCTGCGCGGGGACGGCACCACCTGGTCGGCGGTCGCGGTGACCTACACCAGCAACACCGGACGGTCGATCACCGGCCTGGTGCTGAAATGGCTGACCGGAGAATCCCGTTCGGATTCGTCGAGCCGATTCGTACTCGGTGACGGCGATCTCGACATCGAGGAGGTCTGCAACCGTTGGGCCGCCGGGCGCTTCGACACCGGCGTGTTCAAGGACCGCTGGCGGTTCTCCACCAAGGTGGAGTCCCAGTACCTGGCCCAGCTGTACGCGTCGATCGGCATCCGGGCCTCCGAGGCCGCCCAGCAGCTGCTGGGAAAGGCCAAGTCGCTCAAGAGCGTCGGCGGCCTGGAGCAGTTCGTCCGCGATTTCATGCTCGACGAGCCCGACAGCCTGGCCCGGCTGCCCGAGGCACTCAAGCAGATCGATCCGCTGGTCGAGGCCCGCGAACTGCTGGCGGTCGCACAGCGTAAGCGCAAGATCCTCGGTGATATCGAGGCCATCCAGCAGCGCTACGCCTCGGAGTCCTCGGACCTCGGCATCATCGACCTCGTCGACATACAGATGGTCCGTGCCTACACCGACCACGTCCGGCTGCAGCAGTGCCCGGCCGAGGTCGAGAACCTCGACAGCATCATCGACCAGCTGGAGAACGAGTATGGCGACCTGACCCGCCAGCTCAATCTCGCCAAGGCCGAGGGTGATTCGCTCAATGCACAGATCAGCGGCGCGAGCACGAACGTCGGCCCGCTGCAGTCGCAGGTCGCCGCCGCCGAGGCACAGGCCGAGGAGATCGGTCGGCGTCGGGCAGCCTATGAGGAGATGGTGACCGCCCACGGCGTGCCCGTCCCCGACAGCGCCGACGAGTTCTGGAATCTGCGTGAGGATCTGTCCAAGCAGGCCGCCGGGCTGGCGGTGAAGCTGGATCGCGGCCGAGAAGCCTCCACCGACGCCGAGTACGCCCAGAAGGCCGCCCGCATCGCCCGTGACCACGCCGCCAAGGAACTCAAGCGCGTCGAGCACGTCGGTTCGGCGCTGCCCGAATTCGCGGTCACCATGCGCGAACACATCTGTACCGCTGTCGGTGTCGACCCGTCGGCGCTGCCATACGTGGCCGAGCTGATGGACCTGCGCCCCGAAGAGAACCGGTGGCGGGGCGCGGTGGAGAAGGTGCTGCGTTCGGTGGGCCTACGGCTGCTGGTGCCCGACGAGCATTACGCGAAGGTGCTGCGCTTCGTCAACGAAAACAACATGCGTGGCCGGCTGGCTCTGCACCACGTGCGGGTGAATCCGCCGAACCGTGAGCCGGAGCCCAACACGCTGGCCGGCAAGTTGTTCGTGGTCACCCCCGATCATCCCTGCGCGGCGGAGGCACTCGATGTGCTCAGTGCCGCAGGCGATCACATCTGTGTCGACACTCCGGACCTGTTCCCCCGGTTCCGGCGCGCGGTCACCGATACCGGCCTGTACAAGGATTCCGACCGGTTGGCGATCAAGGACGACCGCAGGCCGCTGAAACCGTCCGAGTACATCTATCAGGGTGACATCGGCGCCAAGCTGGACGCACTGACCGCCGAACTCGCCGAGGCCGAGCACACCTTCGAGCAGGCCCGCCAGGCCGCCGACGACATCGCCGCCGAGCGCCAGCAATGGCGCGATCAGGCCGCCGCGTGCAAGGCCATCTGCGAGCGGTTCCCGCAGTGGAGCCAGATCGACACCGAAACCGCCGAGGGGCATGCCGACCGGCTGCGGGAGCAGTTCGAGTTGCTGATGGCCGACAACCCCGATGTGGAGGCGCTCAGCGTCCGCGCCGAGGAGTGCTGGAACGACATCCAGACCCTGATGACCCGGCGCGGCGCCATTGCGACCCGACGCGACGATCTCGACGGTCGACGCACCCGGCTGATGGATCTGCAGGACCGACTGGCACCGCCGGCGGTATCCGATGCCGCCAATGAGTTGCTACGCCGCTACTCCGCCGAGGTGCCGGTGCACCTGGAGCTCCTCAACCCCGAACCGCATCGGGAGGCGTTGTTCGCCGCGGTCCGCCGCGAACGCGACCAACTCACCGAAAGCCGCAGACGCTCTTATGAAGAGCTGGCCCGCATCATCGCGACATTCGACACGACGTTCCCCGACGCCATCCCGAATGACTCCGAGGACTTCGACGAGCGGGTGCACGATTATGTGGCGGTCTGCCGCCACATCGACGAACGCGAGCTCCCCGACGCCTACGAGCGGATGATGCGACTCATCACCGAGCAGGCCCCCGACGCGATCCTGACCCTGCATCGGGTGGCCGAGCAGGAGACCCGCCGGATCGCCGAACAGATCGAACGGGTCAACACCGGCCTGGGCGCGGTGGAGTTCAACCGCGGCACCCGGTTGACGCTGCGGGCGACGCCGCGCAGTCTGGCCGCGGTGTCCGAGCTCACCGATATCGTCAGGTCCATCTCCCGGCGCATCGCCGAGGTGGGTCTGGGCGACAAGAAGGCGATCCTGGAGCAGTACGCCGACATCCTGCGACTGCGTAATCGGTTGGCCGGCAATACTCCCGAGGACCGGGCCTGGACCCGCGACGCGCTGGACGTCCGCAACCGGTTCACCTTCGACTGCGCCGAATGGGATGTGCGCAACGATGAACTGATCCGCACGCACAGCAACGCCGGCGACAATTCCGGTGGCGAGCAGGAGAAGTTGATGGCGTTCTGCCTGGCCGGCGCGCTGAGCTTCAACCTGGCCAACCCCGACAGCGGGGACAACAAGCCCGTTTTCGCACAGCTCATGCTCGACGAGGCGTTCTCGAAGTCCGATCCGCAGTTCGCCTCGCAGGCCTTGCAGGCGTTCCGCAAGTTCGGTTTTCAGCTCGTCATCGTGGCCACCGTGCAGAACGCCACCACCATCCAGCCCTACATCGACGGGGTCGTGATGGTGTCCAAGACCGAGGCCACCGGGCGCAACGCGCGACCGGTCGCGTCGGTCACCACCAAGACCATCAGCGACTTCACCGCGCTGAAGCGGGACCTGAAGATCCCCGAACCCGTCTAG
- a CDS encoding SDR family NAD(P)-dependent oxidoreductase yields MSGRNWFITGGTPGGFGIAFAEAALEVGDRVVLTSRRPAELDEWARGYEDRVLIVPLDVTDAGQVQEAVRVAEQRFGGIDVVVNNAGRGWIGSIEGMPDSGVRSTFELNFFAVLAVLRAVLPGMRARDSGWIVNVSSVAGLHGVTGFGYYSASKSALEAVTEVLREELSATGIQVLAVEPGAFRTRAYSGFADVAVEETVTVYRPMLEQVRAVMVEQDGAQPGDPQRGARAVIAAMAHNPPPRRLVLGGEGFDTVVSTLEAAIQDISAHEELSRAADFPDSRKTGQPISVRQSAAVGVSRGPTR; encoded by the coding sequence ATGAGCGGCCGGAACTGGTTCATCACCGGCGGGACCCCCGGTGGCTTCGGCATCGCGTTCGCCGAGGCGGCCCTGGAGGTCGGTGACCGGGTGGTGCTGACGTCCCGGCGTCCCGCCGAACTGGACGAGTGGGCGCGCGGATACGAGGACCGGGTGCTGATCGTGCCGCTCGACGTCACCGACGCCGGTCAGGTGCAGGAAGCGGTCCGGGTCGCCGAGCAACGCTTCGGTGGCATCGACGTCGTGGTCAACAATGCCGGGCGCGGCTGGATCGGATCCATCGAAGGCATGCCCGATTCCGGGGTGCGGTCGACGTTCGAGTTGAACTTCTTCGCGGTGCTCGCGGTCCTGCGGGCGGTGCTGCCAGGAATGCGGGCCCGCGACAGCGGCTGGATCGTCAACGTGTCCTCGGTCGCCGGGCTGCACGGGGTGACGGGTTTCGGGTATTACAGCGCAAGTAAATCCGCGTTGGAGGCGGTCACCGAGGTGCTCCGCGAAGAGCTGAGCGCCACCGGTATACAGGTGCTGGCCGTCGAGCCCGGGGCGTTCCGCACCCGGGCCTACTCCGGGTTCGCCGATGTCGCGGTCGAGGAGACCGTCACCGTGTACCGGCCGATGCTGGAACAGGTCCGCGCGGTGATGGTGGAGCAGGACGGTGCACAGCCGGGTGATCCGCAGCGCGGCGCGCGTGCGGTCATCGCGGCCATGGCGCACAACCCGCCGCCGCGGCGACTGGTGCTCGGCGGCGAGGGCTTCGATACGGTCGTGTCGACGTTGGAAGCGGCGATCCAGGACATCAGCGCTCACGAGGAGCTCTCGCGTGCAGCGGATTTCCCGGACAGCCGGAAGACCGGCCAGCCGATCTCGGTGCGCCAGTCCGCCGCGGTGGGCGTGTCGCGCGGGCCCACGCGATAG
- a CDS encoding MerR family transcriptional regulator: MGSRLTIGEFATLTHLSVRTLRRYHADGLLEPAAIDPFTNYRYYAPEQIPNAQVIHQLRRLDVPLQEIKRILATDDAGRREEVIAGHLSQLEAELARTQAAVASLRRLVHPEPAEIEVDLPTLPARTVAAVKSTVHLQDSLAWYDEAMAELDAAFPPGERTGPPGGHYANDLFTAGHGLMTVFRPVRTPRPSGRVEVMELPPVELAVTVHAGSHDDIDVTYGRLGAWVATHALAVDGPIQEVYRVGPRDTPTAADWRTEIGWPVFRLSGKSAARESSS; the protein is encoded by the coding sequence ATGGGCTCCCGTCTGACGATCGGTGAATTCGCCACCCTGACGCACCTGAGCGTGCGCACCCTGCGGCGCTACCACGCCGACGGACTTCTCGAGCCGGCCGCCATCGACCCGTTCACGAACTACCGCTATTACGCGCCCGAGCAGATTCCGAATGCTCAAGTGATCCACCAACTTCGCCGGCTCGATGTCCCACTGCAGGAGATCAAGCGCATCCTGGCCACCGATGACGCGGGCCGGCGCGAGGAGGTGATCGCCGGCCACCTGAGCCAACTCGAAGCCGAACTGGCCCGCACCCAGGCCGCCGTCGCCTCACTGCGCCGCCTGGTACATCCCGAGCCCGCCGAGATCGAGGTCGACCTGCCGACGCTGCCGGCCCGCACGGTCGCGGCCGTCAAAAGCACTGTGCATCTGCAGGATTCCCTCGCATGGTACGACGAGGCCATGGCCGAGTTGGACGCCGCCTTCCCACCGGGGGAACGCACCGGGCCACCCGGCGGCCACTATGCCAACGATCTGTTCACCGCGGGCCACGGCCTGATGACCGTGTTCCGCCCGGTCCGCACCCCCCGGCCGTCCGGACGTGTCGAGGTCATGGAGTTGCCACCGGTCGAACTCGCGGTCACCGTGCACGCCGGATCCCACGATGACATCGACGTCACCTACGGCCGTCTGGGCGCCTGGGTGGCCACGCACGCGTTGGCCGTCGACGGCCCGATCCAGGAGGTCTATCGCGTGGGCCCGCGCGACACGCCCACCGCGGCGGACTGGCGCACCGAGATCGGCTGGCCGGTCTTCCGGCTGTCCGGGAAATCCGCTGCACGCGAGAGCTCCTCGTGA
- a CDS encoding nuclear transport factor 2 family protein — protein MKADPPDLPEAVTTYLNAPDTATALTAFTADATVTDEGRDHHGTEEIRAWMTRAASEYTYTTEFLGVAGDLDIVQRLEGNFPGGVVDLHYRFTMAGPLIARLVIEP, from the coding sequence ATGAAAGCTGATCCGCCAGATCTACCGGAAGCCGTCACCACCTACCTGAACGCGCCGGACACGGCCACCGCCCTCACCGCCTTCACCGCCGACGCCACGGTGACCGACGAGGGCCGCGACCACCACGGCACGGAGGAGATCCGGGCCTGGATGACGCGCGCGGCAAGCGAGTACACCTACACCACGGAATTCCTCGGTGTCGCCGGAGACCTGGATATCGTGCAGCGCCTGGAGGGGAACTTTCCCGGCGGCGTGGTCGACCTGCACTACCGGTTCACGATGGCCGGTCCGTTGATCGCGCGACTGGTGATCGAGCCATGA
- a CDS encoding exodeoxyribonuclease III, with protein MRIATWNVNSIRTRVDRVTDWLARADVDVLAMQETKCTDAQFPTMPFAALGYEIAHIGLNQWNGVAIASRVGLENVEIGFDGQPEWQALREARAIGATCGGVRVWSLYVPNGRTLADPHYPYKLDWLGALHNTASKWIADDPSLPVALVGDWNIAPTDEDVWDMAVFEGSTHVSEPERAAFRAMIDAGYTDVVRPFTPGPGVYTYWDYTQLRFPKKQGMRIDFILGSAAFADRVTHGEIVREERKGKSPSDHVPVLVDLAP; from the coding sequence ATGCGCATCGCCACCTGGAACGTCAACTCCATTCGCACCCGCGTGGACCGGGTGACCGATTGGCTGGCCCGCGCCGACGTCGACGTGCTTGCCATGCAGGAAACCAAGTGCACCGACGCCCAGTTCCCGACGATGCCGTTCGCCGCGCTGGGCTACGAGATCGCGCACATCGGGCTCAACCAGTGGAACGGCGTGGCGATCGCCTCCCGGGTCGGGTTGGAGAACGTCGAGATCGGATTCGACGGCCAACCCGAGTGGCAGGCACTGCGGGAGGCCCGGGCCATCGGCGCGACCTGCGGCGGGGTCCGGGTGTGGAGCCTGTATGTCCCCAACGGCCGCACCCTGGCCGATCCGCACTACCCGTACAAGTTGGATTGGCTTGGCGCCCTGCACAACACGGCATCCAAGTGGATCGCCGACGACCCGTCCCTGCCGGTCGCCCTGGTCGGCGACTGGAACATCGCCCCCACCGACGAGGATGTCTGGGACATGGCTGTTTTCGAAGGCTCCACGCACGTCTCGGAACCGGAGCGTGCGGCCTTCCGGGCGATGATCGACGCCGGTTACACCGATGTGGTGCGTCCGTTCACGCCGGGGCCGGGGGTGTACACGTACTGGGACTACACCCAGTTGCGGTTCCCGAAGAAGCAGGGCATGCGCATCGACTTCATCCTCGGGTCGGCAGCCTTCGCCGACCGCGTCACCCACGGTGAGATCGTCCGCGAGGAACGAAAAGGCAAGAGCCCCAGCGACCATGTCCCCGTGTTGGTGGATCTGGCCCCTTAG
- a CDS encoding DUF3375 domain-containing protein, whose amino-acid sequence MRELLEANREVQASRALRLLATSNLAVYATLMERHLLDGLVGETDLVVRLERDLDALPETGEQSALALIKSWASQGWLHRVASGERNVCYLTQDARRALDFVRGMRRNDTIATGGSINGIASRLKQVAIRVGDDPDRIRAGIEAEIAALHAELEELDAGARPEPDVTAMYDEARAIALQMERLITDIGLYGTMIEQATAALDDPIDTNVEYRDRQRQMYADYQAAWDSAGRDSHRAFLRMINDPDQRAEFEADIATVASTLPELDPALRKVMAGFFELVGHQIDEVERIQQRCAQRVKRFTAFGTLEQTRGVARQLNEAIGAARALLKESLTDSRLDIEVPLARHAISSVGALSFRINDLSAPKPAAPAQGEVDLSTFSSLTTQVDAPALTQMLNSSLPVSLPDALAMLDAAYLGHVIVLWSWALKQPNTSDAPPVTVRFHSLDGHDREMEVPHLMFTEPILEGAS is encoded by the coding sequence ATGCGTGAGTTACTTGAGGCCAACCGTGAGGTGCAGGCTTCGCGCGCACTGCGACTGCTGGCCACCTCGAACCTCGCGGTGTACGCCACCCTGATGGAACGTCATCTGCTCGACGGGTTGGTCGGCGAGACGGACCTGGTGGTCCGGCTGGAGCGCGACCTCGACGCCCTACCCGAGACCGGTGAGCAGTCCGCACTGGCGCTGATCAAGTCGTGGGCCAGCCAGGGCTGGCTGCACCGCGTGGCAAGCGGCGAACGCAATGTCTGCTACCTCACCCAGGACGCGCGCCGCGCCCTGGATTTCGTGCGCGGGATGCGCCGCAACGACACCATCGCCACCGGCGGCTCCATCAACGGCATCGCCTCACGGCTCAAACAGGTCGCCATCCGGGTCGGTGACGACCCGGACCGGATCCGGGCCGGTATCGAAGCCGAGATCGCGGCCCTGCACGCCGAACTCGAGGAACTCGACGCCGGTGCGCGACCCGAACCCGATGTCACCGCCATGTACGACGAGGCCCGCGCCATCGCCCTGCAGATGGAACGCCTGATCACCGATATCGGCCTGTACGGCACCATGATCGAGCAGGCCACCGCCGCCCTGGACGACCCGATCGACACCAATGTGGAGTACCGGGACCGGCAGCGCCAGATGTACGCCGATTACCAGGCCGCCTGGGACTCCGCGGGCCGCGACTCGCACCGGGCGTTCCTGCGGATGATCAACGACCCCGACCAGCGCGCCGAGTTCGAGGCCGACATCGCCACCGTCGCGTCCACCCTGCCCGAACTCGATCCCGCGTTGCGCAAGGTGATGGCCGGGTTCTTCGAACTGGTCGGGCACCAGATCGACGAGGTGGAGCGCATCCAGCAGCGGTGCGCCCAGCGGGTCAAGCGGTTCACCGCGTTCGGCACGCTGGAACAGACCCGCGGGGTGGCCCGCCAGCTCAACGAGGCCATCGGCGCGGCCCGGGCGCTGCTCAAGGAGTCCTTGACCGACTCGCGTCTGGACATCGAGGTGCCGCTGGCCCGGCACGCCATCAGTTCGGTCGGCGCGCTCAGCTTCCGGATCAACGACCTGTCCGCACCCAAGCCCGCCGCGCCGGCCCAGGGCGAGGTGGATCTGTCCACCTTCTCGTCGTTGACCACACAGGTCGACGCGCCCGCCTTGACCCAGATGCTGAACTCGTCTCTGCCGGTGTCACTTCCGGACGCCTTGGCGATGCTGGACGCGGCGTACCTGGGTCATGTGATCGTGCTCTGGTCGTGGGCGCTCAAGCAGCCGAACACCTCGGATGCACCGCCTGTCACGGTCCGATTCCACTCGCTGGACGGCCATGACCGCGAGATGGAGGTTCCGCACCTGATGTTCACCGAACCGATCCTGGAAGGTGCGTCGTGA